Proteins encoded within one genomic window of Setaria italica strain Yugu1 chromosome IV, Setaria_italica_v2.0, whole genome shotgun sequence:
- the LOC101760702 gene encoding aspartic proteinase nepenthesin-2-like: MKKAAWRKFKDYLKSLSEGQKTDGKLEIAADTTSYFIFNLSVGTSSPQNISGILDITTPLVWSQCAPCTACLPPPAPTFRPNLLPTFAGLPCASQTCQRMLNQTCAADACGYIGVYGDDTNTTGYLATDTFTFDNVSVPMVFGCSGASTGEFSDASGIFGFSRRPLSLVSQLELSWFSYLWASDDSSDDSFIKFGVITQRG; encoded by the coding sequence ATGAAGAAGGCGGCGTGGCGCAAGTTCAAAGACTACCTCAAGTCGCTTTCTGAAGGCCAGAAGACCGACGGTAAACTGGAGATCGCCGCTGACACCACCAGCTACTTTATCTTCAACCTCTCCGTCGGTACGTCATCCCCGCAGAACATATCCGGGATCCTGGACATCACCACCCCGCTTGTGTGGTCGCAGTGCGCGCCTTGCACCGCCTGcctgccgccgccagcgccgacCTTCCGGCCCAATCTGTTGCCCACCTTCGCGGGGCTACCTTGCGCCAGCCAGACTTGCCAGCGCATGCTCAATCAGACATGCGCCGCTGATGCCTGCGGGTACATTGGCGTCTACGGCGACGACACCAACACGACCGGCTACCTCGCCACCGACACGTTCACGTTCGATAATGTCTCCGTCCCCATGGTCTTTGGCTGCAGCGGCGCGAGCACCGGCGAATTCTCCGATGCATCCGGAATCTTTGGCTTCAGCAGGCGCCCCCTGTCCCTGGTGTCGCAGCTCGAGCTCTCCTGGTTCTCCTACTTGTGGGCGTCTGACGACTCCAGCGACGACAGCTTCATCAAATTCGGAGTGATAACGCAACGCGGATGA